A part of Desulfotomaculum nigrificans DSM 574 genomic DNA contains:
- a CDS encoding 4Fe-4S dicluster domain-containing protein has product MYIITEGGPKALDLNFTKEVKQRSGQEIELCFQCQKCASGCPIAEYGEIDTNQVLRMIQFGLKDELLKSKAIWVCVGCETCGARCPNGIRIAAVMDALREMAIEQGITPGEKDINLFHQCFLDSVKSHGRAHESTMLIRYKLKSGHLMEDVGVGLKMFLKGKLALFPHSVPSKTEVKRIFEWARKK; this is encoded by the coding sequence GTGTACATTATAACCGAAGGAGGTCCGAAGGCGCTAGACCTAAATTTCACAAAAGAGGTCAAACAACGTAGTGGCCAGGAAATTGAACTTTGTTTCCAATGCCAAAAATGCGCTTCCGGATGTCCCATTGCTGAGTACGGAGAGATTGACACCAACCAGGTTCTCCGGATGATTCAGTTTGGCTTAAAGGACGAGCTGCTAAAGAGTAAAGCTATTTGGGTCTGTGTTGGCTGCGAAACCTGCGGCGCCCGCTGCCCAAACGGTATCCGTATCGCAGCGGTGATGGATGCTTTGCGAGAAATGGCCATTGAACAAGGGATTACACCAGGAGAAAAGGACATTAATTTATTCCACCAATGCTTCCTGGATTCAGTCAAATCCCACGGTAGAGCCCATGAAAGTACCATGTTGATACGCTATAAGTTGAAGAGCGGACACCTAATGGAAGATGTTGGTGTGGGTTTAAAAATGTTCCTAAAAGGAAAACTTGCCTTGTTCCCGCATAGTGTTCCCAGCAAAACCGAAGTCAAGCGCATTTTTGAATGGGCCAGGAAAAAATAA
- a CDS encoding NAD(P)-binding protein — protein MSNVQTDKKMTGAVMVVGGGISGMQSALDLAESGFKVYLLDEKPAIGGTMARLDKTFPTNDCAMCIMSPKLVDTGRHNNIEIITGAKVTDISGEPGNFKVKVHQKARYIDISKCTGCGDCARVCPVELPNEFNGEFDQRKATYKLYAQATPNAFAIDKRGVAPCRAACPAGINVQGYVQLIKSGKFIDAWKMIYKDMPFPAICGRICAHPCQTACNRAKVDDPIQIATLKRLAADIAYQNIDSLPLPEKEAQRDEKVAVIGSGPAGLSAAYFLALKGYQVTVFEALPVTGGMMRVGIPEYRLPKKWVDLEIDLIKRLGVEIKVNTALGKDITIDGLFKDGYKAIFLGVGCQKGTSMRTPGEDLAGVISAVDMLRKIGLGEKVEIGRKVLVVGGGNVAMDAARSARRLGAEVHVLYRRTRGEMPAAQEEVEEAIEEGVQFHFKTLIKEIKGKNGKVSSVTSIEVLRMEKDEQGRAVPVYGDTVTEWLDVDTVISAIGQTADLSFVGDKPLANERRNRIVADPDTLATNVPGIFAGGDVFTGPALLIDAVGAGKRAAESIHRYIQGEDLKANRQFKVPEEKVAPIPRPVESYAVQPHVKQSYAPAERRATNNEEVGLGFTPEQAQAEAERCLNCAICSECMQCVEACLPKAIDHTMQDKELEIEVGSVILNPGFQPYDPKDLKLYGYGKLPNVVTSIQFERILSASGPFAGHMVRPSDHKEPTKIAWIQCVGSRNERVDKGYCSSVCCMYAIKQAIIAKEHSQEPLEATIFYMDMRTPGKDFERYQNRAKEEHGVRFVRSRIYGVDPAKDGSDDVFIRYADENGNIHHETFDMVVLSVGLSAPEGARELGNAAHIELDKYGFCRTAEFTPGCSSRPGIFISGAFGEPKDIPETAVDASAAAAMASRLLAPARGTLTVIPEFPPEKDVTNQLPRVGVFVCNCGINIGSVVKVPEVVEFAKTLPGVVHTEEFLFTCSQDNIIKIKERIVEHDLNRVVVASCTPRTHAPLFQSSMKEAGLNPYLYEHANIREQSSWVHRDFPEDATEKAKDLVKMAVAKVRLLKPVQTSFIELNQRTLVIGGGVAGMTNALSLAEQGFAVTLVEKTASLGGRATELRYSLRGEDIPKFVADLKAKVEAHQLIDIVLNAQVEDVTGYLGNYNTTLVKEDGSKIEVEHGAVIIATGADEMQTTSYLYGSNPAVMTQTQLEQRLADQGLGDAKTVVMINCVGSREPDRPYCSRVCCTHAIKNALKIKELNPAANVFILYRDIRTYGFKEEYYTEARRKGVIFVRYSVDDKPQVTANGNKVTVTITDHVLQRPIKIDADILALATGIQPRPDTERLSQLFKVPLNADGFFLEAHMKLRPVDFAADGLYLCGLAHGPKNITETIAQANAAAVRAVTLLSKGQLESLGITAEVDTELCKGCGICVEACAYGARVLDERRGVALVREVLCQGCGACVAACPSGATQQRGFEKQQLLAMMDAALG, from the coding sequence ATGAGCAACGTCCAAACCGACAAAAAAATGACCGGTGCGGTCATGGTTGTGGGCGGCGGAATTTCAGGTATGCAATCCGCCCTGGACTTGGCTGAATCCGGCTTTAAAGTTTATCTATTGGATGAAAAGCCTGCCATTGGGGGTACCATGGCCCGGTTGGATAAAACCTTTCCAACTAACGACTGTGCCATGTGTATTATGTCTCCCAAACTGGTAGATACGGGTAGACATAATAATATTGAAATTATAACTGGAGCCAAGGTGACAGATATTTCCGGTGAACCCGGCAATTTCAAGGTTAAGGTTCACCAGAAGGCTCGCTATATTGATATCTCTAAATGTACCGGTTGCGGCGATTGTGCGCGGGTTTGCCCGGTGGAACTGCCCAACGAGTTTAACGGTGAATTTGATCAACGCAAAGCTACCTATAAACTTTATGCCCAGGCCACTCCCAATGCCTTTGCCATTGACAAGCGCGGTGTGGCTCCCTGTCGGGCTGCCTGTCCCGCCGGCATTAATGTTCAGGGTTATGTACAATTAATTAAGTCCGGTAAATTCATTGATGCCTGGAAAATGATTTATAAAGACATGCCTTTCCCTGCCATCTGCGGCCGCATTTGTGCTCATCCATGTCAGACTGCCTGTAACAGGGCCAAGGTTGATGATCCCATTCAAATTGCCACCCTGAAAAGATTAGCTGCAGATATAGCCTATCAAAATATTGACAGCTTACCACTGCCGGAAAAAGAAGCCCAGAGGGATGAGAAGGTAGCTGTCATCGGTTCCGGCCCGGCCGGCTTATCCGCTGCCTATTTCCTGGCGCTGAAGGGCTACCAGGTTACCGTCTTTGAAGCACTACCGGTTACCGGCGGTATGATGCGGGTAGGTATTCCTGAATACCGCCTGCCTAAGAAATGGGTAGACTTAGAGATAGATTTAATCAAGAGGCTGGGTGTTGAAATAAAAGTTAATACCGCCTTAGGAAAAGACATTACCATCGACGGCCTGTTTAAGGATGGTTATAAGGCTATCTTCCTGGGTGTAGGTTGCCAAAAGGGCACCAGCATGAGAACCCCCGGAGAAGACTTGGCAGGTGTTATCTCGGCTGTAGATATGCTGCGTAAGATTGGCCTGGGTGAAAAGGTGGAGATTGGCCGTAAAGTACTGGTGGTGGGCGGCGGTAACGTGGCCATGGACGCTGCCCGGAGTGCCCGCCGGTTGGGTGCCGAAGTTCATGTACTGTACCGCCGGACCCGGGGAGAAATGCCGGCAGCCCAGGAAGAAGTGGAAGAAGCCATTGAAGAAGGTGTACAATTCCACTTTAAAACTTTAATTAAGGAAATTAAAGGGAAAAATGGTAAGGTATCCAGTGTTACTTCCATTGAAGTGTTGCGCATGGAGAAAGACGAGCAGGGTCGGGCCGTACCTGTTTACGGTGACACTGTCACTGAGTGGCTAGATGTTGACACTGTTATCTCTGCCATTGGCCAAACTGCTGATTTATCCTTTGTGGGTGACAAACCGCTGGCCAACGAACGGCGTAACCGCATTGTGGCTGATCCGGACACCCTGGCCACCAATGTACCCGGTATTTTTGCCGGTGGTGACGTTTTCACCGGTCCGGCCCTCTTAATTGACGCAGTAGGAGCAGGTAAACGAGCTGCCGAGAGCATCCATCGCTACATACAAGGTGAAGACTTAAAGGCCAACCGGCAGTTCAAAGTACCCGAAGAAAAAGTTGCCCCCATACCCAGACCGGTAGAATCTTATGCTGTCCAACCCCATGTTAAGCAGAGTTATGCACCGGCGGAAAGAAGAGCTACCAACAATGAGGAAGTGGGTCTGGGATTTACTCCTGAACAGGCCCAGGCTGAAGCCGAACGCTGCTTGAACTGCGCCATATGTTCTGAATGCATGCAGTGTGTGGAAGCCTGCTTACCCAAGGCCATTGATCACACCATGCAGGATAAGGAATTAGAAATAGAAGTTGGCTCCGTGATTTTAAACCCCGGCTTTCAACCATATGATCCAAAGGATTTGAAACTTTACGGTTACGGCAAGTTACCTAACGTGGTGACAAGTATTCAATTTGAACGTATTTTATCAGCCAGTGGTCCCTTTGCCGGACACATGGTACGCCCGTCGGATCATAAGGAACCAACCAAGATTGCCTGGATTCAGTGTGTTGGCTCCCGTAACGAAAGAGTGGATAAGGGCTATTGTTCCTCAGTATGTTGTATGTATGCCATCAAACAGGCCATCATTGCCAAAGAACACAGTCAAGAGCCATTAGAGGCAACCATATTCTATATGGATATGCGTACACCGGGTAAAGATTTTGAACGGTATCAAAACCGGGCCAAAGAGGAGCATGGCGTCAGATTCGTGCGTTCCCGTATCTACGGCGTAGATCCGGCCAAAGATGGCAGCGATGATGTGTTTATCCGTTATGCCGATGAAAACGGCAATATCCACCATGAAACCTTCGATATGGTAGTGCTGTCCGTTGGCCTGTCTGCCCCCGAAGGGGCCAGGGAGTTAGGTAACGCTGCCCATATTGAGCTGGATAAGTATGGCTTCTGCCGGACTGCGGAATTCACGCCGGGCTGCAGTTCCCGGCCGGGTATCTTCATTAGCGGTGCCTTCGGGGAACCCAAGGATATTCCGGAAACGGCAGTAGATGCCAGTGCTGCTGCAGCTATGGCTTCCCGTTTACTGGCTCCGGCTCGCGGAACTTTGACCGTGATACCAGAGTTCCCGCCGGAAAAGGATGTAACTAACCAACTGCCCAGAGTAGGTGTGTTTGTTTGCAACTGCGGTATCAACATCGGTAGTGTCGTAAAGGTGCCGGAAGTTGTAGAGTTTGCTAAGACCCTGCCGGGGGTTGTCCATACCGAAGAATTCTTATTTACCTGTTCACAGGATAACATTATTAAAATTAAAGAACGGATTGTGGAACATGACTTGAACAGAGTGGTGGTGGCTTCCTGCACGCCGAGAACTCACGCTCCGCTGTTCCAAAGCAGCATGAAAGAAGCCGGACTAAACCCTTACCTTTATGAGCACGCCAACATTCGGGAGCAGTCCTCCTGGGTACACCGGGATTTCCCGGAGGACGCAACCGAAAAAGCCAAGGATCTGGTCAAAATGGCGGTGGCCAAGGTAAGATTGCTTAAGCCGGTGCAAACCTCCTTTATTGAACTGAACCAGCGGACACTGGTTATCGGCGGCGGTGTAGCAGGTATGACCAACGCCTTATCCCTGGCCGAGCAAGGATTTGCGGTTACCCTGGTGGAAAAAACCGCCAGTCTTGGTGGTCGGGCTACCGAGTTGCGCTACAGCTTAAGAGGAGAAGATATACCCAAGTTTGTGGCTGACTTAAAGGCCAAGGTAGAAGCACATCAACTGATTGATATTGTTCTTAATGCTCAGGTGGAAGATGTAACCGGTTATCTGGGTAATTACAACACCACCCTGGTTAAGGAAGACGGTTCTAAAATAGAAGTTGAGCACGGGGCTGTGATTATTGCCACCGGTGCTGATGAAATGCAAACCACCTCCTATTTGTATGGCAGCAACCCGGCTGTGATGACCCAGACTCAACTGGAGCAAAGACTGGCTGACCAAGGCCTGGGGGATGCCAAAACAGTGGTGATGATTAACTGTGTTGGCTCCCGGGAACCTGACCGGCCGTACTGCAGCAGGGTATGTTGTACCCATGCCATTAAGAATGCCTTAAAAATTAAGGAATTAAATCCAGCTGCCAATGTATTTATCCTGTATCGGGATATTAGAACCTATGGCTTTAAAGAAGAATATTACACCGAAGCCCGTCGCAAGGGAGTAATCTTCGTTCGCTATAGTGTTGATGATAAGCCCCAGGTAACGGCTAATGGCAATAAAGTGACGGTGACCATTACCGATCATGTATTGCAACGGCCCATTAAAATTGACGCGGATATCCTGGCACTGGCCACCGGTATTCAGCCGCGTCCGGATACAGAACGTTTAAGCCAGTTGTTTAAGGTTCCTTTAAATGCGGACGGTTTCTTCCTGGAAGCCCACATGAAGTTAAGACCAGTGGACTTTGCTGCTGATGGTCTCTACCTCTGTGGTTTGGCTCATGGACCCAAGAACATTACCGAAACCATTGCCCAGGCTAATGCCGCTGCGGTCCGGGCGGTAACCCTACTTTCCAAGGGACAGTTAGAGTCCTTGGGTATTACCGCCGAAGTAGATACCGAACTGTGCAAAGGCTGCGGTATATGCGTAGAAGCCTGCGCATATGGTGCCCGGGTACTAGATGAGCGGCGGGGCGTGGCTCTGGTGCGTGAGGTATTGTGCCAGGGTTGCGGAGCTTGCGTGGCAGCTTGCCCCAGTGGTGCTACCCAGCAGAGAGGCTTTGAAAAACAGCAACTGCTAGCCATGATGGATGCGGCTTTGGGATAG
- the thiM gene encoding hydroxyethylthiazole kinase, with protein MNKHISLICETLDDVRKKSPLVHNITNLVVTNVTANATLAAGASPVMAHAPEEVADMVGIASALVLNIGTLDVNLIDAMVKAGQAANHKNIPVLLDPVGAGATPLRTDSVMRIMKEVNINILRGNASEISIIGGYGGQVKGVDAVGSFEGLGDKVRETSQRLGTVVAVTGATDYISDGTRLARVYNGHKLLTHVTGTGCMASAVIGAFAAVQKDYFMATVAALSYYGAAAELAAQQAKGPGSFHVALFDSLYNLTPAALAGLVRVEIE; from the coding sequence ATGAATAAACATATTAGCCTAATCTGTGAAACCCTGGATGATGTGCGTAAAAAAAGCCCCCTGGTACATAACATTACCAACCTGGTGGTTACCAACGTAACTGCCAATGCCACACTGGCTGCCGGGGCCTCGCCGGTTATGGCCCATGCTCCGGAGGAAGTAGCGGATATGGTAGGTATTGCTTCTGCTCTGGTGCTTAACATCGGTACTTTGGATGTCAATTTAATTGATGCTATGGTCAAGGCCGGGCAAGCAGCTAACCACAAAAACATTCCGGTCCTACTTGATCCAGTGGGGGCAGGGGCCACTCCCCTGCGAACGGACAGTGTAATGCGCATAATGAAGGAAGTAAATATCAATATATTGCGAGGCAATGCTTCGGAAATTTCCATTATCGGTGGTTACGGTGGACAAGTTAAGGGTGTTGATGCCGTGGGTTCCTTTGAGGGCCTGGGTGATAAAGTAAGAGAAACATCGCAACGACTTGGCACGGTGGTAGCTGTTACCGGCGCCACTGACTATATCAGTGACGGGACTCGCTTGGCCAGGGTATATAACGGCCATAAGCTATTGACCCATGTAACCGGCACCGGTTGTATGGCCTCGGCAGTCATTGGGGCCTTTGCCGCTGTGCAAAAAGATTATTTTATGGCCACTGTGGCCGCCCTGAGTTACTACGGTGCGGCTGCCGAATTGGCTGCCCAACAAGCCAAAGGCCCGGGCAGCTTCCATGTGGCTTTGTTTGATTCCCTTTACAATTTAACCCCCGCCGCCCTGGCTGGTCTAGTTCGGGTAGAAATTGAGTAG
- a CDS encoding small, acid-soluble spore protein, alpha/beta type, protein MAKYMSDALKYELAREMGVADRIQGNDYGNLTSRECGNFVKLAIQRAERSML, encoded by the coding sequence ATGGCTAAATATATGAGTGATGCCCTGAAATACGAGTTAGCCCGGGAAATGGGTGTAGCGGACCGTATCCAAGGCAACGACTATGGTAACCTAACCTCTAGAGAGTGTGGTAACTTTGTCAAGCTGGCGATACAGAGGGCTGAACGAAGCATGTTGTAA
- a CDS encoding CoB--CoM heterodisulfide reductase iron-sulfur subunit A family protein — protein sequence MTDKKKIGAVLVVGGGISGMQSALDLAESGYRVYLVEKKPAIGGTMARLDKTFPTNDCAMCTMSPKLVDVGRHLNIEIITGAELVGLEGEAGNFKATVLQKARCVDIEKCIGCGACAEKCPVKVVDDFDGGLRKRKAIYKLYAQATPGAYAIDTTKCLKIKNPKACGKCLEACPAGAINHQMPDTTLELNVGAVILSPGFEPMDGDLREEFGWGRYDNVLTSLQFERLLSASGPTMGHLVRPSDHVEPKKIAFIQCVGSRDRAKGNQYCSAVCCMYATKHAIIAQEHEPGLETKIFYMDIRAYGKDFEKYYDRARLQHGVKYEKAMISSVKEDPQTKNIIVRYRNSDGKLTEEQFDMLVLSVGLKPSAGNADLAKACGIELDSFGYCKTIEFRPGQTSREGVFASGAFCGPRDIPETVVDASAAAANAARLLSEVRGTLSKVKEYPPERDISEEDPRVGVFVCNCGINIGSVVKVPEVVEFAKTIPGVVHAEEFLFSCSQDSIKNIKARIEEHKLNRVVVASCTPRTHAPLFMSSIREAGLNPYLFEQANIREHSSWVHRDNPVAATEKAKDLVNMAVAKAKLLKPVYTSFMDINRRALVIGGGIAGMTNALNLADQGFKVVLVERSDKLGGNALEIKYTIKGNDPAFIVKKLIADVNNHPNIELYLRSEVKEVAGYLGNYKTTLSTPSGDKNVDHGVVIVATGAQEATTNEYLYGQHPAVVTQRQLEQKLASGGIGSAKNIVMIQCVGSRNSDRPYCSRICCYNAIKNALKIKEQNPDANIFVIYRDIRTYGFYETYYAEARKKGVIFVRYTLEEKPQVAANGDKLTVTVKDPILNKVLQLDTDLLVLSTGIIPSEGTDTLSQIFKVPLNADGFYSEAHMKLRPVDFAADGLYLCGLAHSPKLIDESIAQANAAAVRAVTMLSKDKLESLGNVAMVNPKWCKGCGICVEACAYGARVMNEQTKVAEVLDVLCQGCGACVAACPSGASQQKGFEKAQILAMLDASNS from the coding sequence ATGACGGATAAAAAGAAAATCGGTGCAGTACTGGTTGTGGGCGGCGGCATCTCCGGGATGCAGTCCGCCCTGGATCTGGCCGAGTCCGGCTACCGGGTCTATCTGGTGGAGAAAAAGCCCGCCATCGGTGGTACCATGGCCAGGCTGGATAAGACCTTTCCCACCAACGACTGTGCCATGTGCACCATGTCTCCCAAACTGGTGGACGTGGGAAGACACCTCAATATTGAGATTATCACCGGCGCGGAGCTGGTTGGGCTGGAAGGTGAGGCCGGTAACTTTAAGGCCACGGTATTGCAAAAAGCCCGGTGTGTGGATATTGAGAAGTGTATTGGTTGCGGTGCCTGTGCTGAAAAGTGCCCGGTAAAGGTAGTAGATGATTTTGATGGCGGGTTAAGGAAACGTAAAGCCATTTATAAGCTATATGCCCAGGCCACCCCAGGGGCCTACGCTATTGATACAACCAAGTGCCTGAAGATTAAAAATCCTAAGGCTTGCGGTAAGTGCCTGGAGGCTTGTCCGGCAGGAGCCATCAATCACCAAATGCCTGATACAACATTGGAACTGAATGTTGGTGCGGTGATTTTAAGCCCTGGTTTTGAGCCCATGGACGGGGATTTGCGGGAAGAATTTGGCTGGGGGCGTTATGACAATGTGCTTACCAGCCTGCAGTTTGAACGATTGCTGTCCGCCAGTGGACCCACTATGGGTCACCTGGTGCGGCCTTCGGATCATGTGGAACCCAAGAAAATTGCCTTCATCCAGTGTGTCGGATCCCGGGACAGGGCCAAAGGCAATCAATATTGCTCGGCGGTTTGTTGCATGTACGCTACCAAACATGCCATCATTGCCCAGGAACACGAACCTGGTTTGGAAACCAAAATCTTTTATATGGATATTCGGGCCTATGGTAAGGATTTTGAAAAATATTATGATCGGGCTCGACTACAGCATGGCGTGAAATATGAAAAAGCCATGATCTCCTCAGTAAAAGAAGACCCCCAAACCAAAAACATAATTGTTAGATATAGAAATTCCGATGGAAAACTTACTGAGGAACAGTTCGATATGCTGGTACTTTCAGTTGGACTGAAGCCTTCGGCTGGTAACGCTGATCTGGCTAAAGCCTGCGGCATTGAATTGGATAGCTTCGGCTATTGTAAAACCATCGAATTTAGACCCGGTCAAACCAGCAGAGAAGGTGTTTTTGCCAGTGGTGCATTCTGTGGCCCGAGGGATATTCCGGAAACAGTGGTTGATGCCAGTGCCGCAGCAGCCAATGCGGCCCGGTTGCTGAGCGAAGTCAGGGGCACCTTAAGTAAGGTTAAGGAGTATCCCCCTGAACGGGATATTAGTGAAGAAGATCCTAGAGTTGGGGTATTTGTTTGCAACTGTGGTATTAATATCGGTAGCGTGGTTAAGGTACCGGAAGTGGTGGAGTTTGCTAAAACCATACCTGGCGTTGTACACGCAGAGGAGTTTCTGTTTAGTTGCTCCCAAGATAGTATCAAAAACATTAAAGCCAGAATTGAGGAACACAAACTCAACCGGGTGGTAGTTGCCTCCTGCACACCCAGAACCCATGCGCCGTTATTCATGAGCAGCATTCGCGAAGCAGGTCTAAACCCTTATCTCTTTGAACAGGCCAATATCCGAGAACATTCTTCCTGGGTACACCGGGATAACCCGGTGGCCGCCACGGAAAAGGCCAAAGATTTGGTTAACATGGCCGTGGCTAAGGCTAAGCTGCTTAAGCCGGTATATACATCCTTCATGGATATTAATCGTCGGGCACTGGTCATTGGTGGAGGTATTGCCGGCATGACCAATGCGCTGAATTTGGCTGACCAAGGATTCAAGGTTGTGTTGGTGGAACGCAGTGATAAATTGGGTGGCAATGCTCTGGAAATTAAATATACCATTAAAGGAAATGACCCTGCTTTTATCGTTAAAAAGCTAATTGCCGATGTAAATAACCATCCTAATATTGAATTGTATCTCCGGTCCGAGGTAAAAGAGGTAGCCGGTTACCTGGGTAACTACAAAACTACCCTGTCTACACCCAGTGGGGACAAAAATGTTGATCACGGTGTGGTAATTGTGGCTACCGGCGCCCAGGAAGCCACCACTAATGAATACCTTTATGGCCAGCATCCCGCTGTTGTAACCCAGCGGCAGTTAGAACAGAAGTTGGCCTCCGGTGGTATCGGTTCAGCTAAGAATATCGTGATGATTCAATGTGTCGGGTCCCGGAACAGTGACAGACCTTACTGCAGTCGTATTTGTTGCTATAACGCCATTAAGAACGCCTTAAAAATAAAAGAGCAAAACCCCGACGCCAATATATTTGTCATTTACCGTGATATCAGAACCTATGGCTTCTACGAAACCTATTATGCCGAAGCCAGAAAGAAAGGCGTTATCTTCGTAAGATATACCCTGGAAGAAAAGCCGCAGGTGGCAGCTAACGGTGATAAATTGACTGTTACTGTTAAAGATCCCATCTTGAATAAAGTGCTACAGCTGGATACCGACCTGTTGGTACTGAGTACGGGCATTATTCCTTCCGAGGGTACTGATACCTTAAGTCAAATATTTAAGGTACCTTTAAACGCTGACGGATTTTATTCCGAGGCCCACATGAAACTGCGCCCGGTTGATTTTGCGGCGGATGGTTTATACCTGTGCGGTTTGGCCCACTCGCCCAAGTTAATTGACGAATCTATTGCCCAAGCCAATGCCGCTGCGGTGCGGGCGGTGACCATGCTGTCCAAGGATAAACTGGAGTCCCTTGGTAACGTGGCGATGGTTAATCCCAAGTGGTGCAAAGGCTGTGGCATATGTGTAGAAGCTTGTGCCTACGGAGCCCGAGTTATGAACGAGCAGACCAAGGTAGCTGAGGTACTGGATGTTCTTTGTCAGGGTTGTGGTGCCTGCGTGGCTGCTTGTCCCAGCGGTGCTTCCCAGCAAAAGGGTTTTGAAAAAGCACAAATTCTGGCCATGTTGGATGCCAGTAACAGCTAG
- a CDS encoding CoB--CoM heterodisulfide reductase iron-sulfur subunit B family protein, whose amino-acid sequence MKLAYYPGCSLEATAKEYGSSVRSVCKALDVDLVEIPDWTCCGATSAHATNHRLAVGLPALTIKQMQAMDLDCVVPCSACFNRLKTAEYNMTNDAAVRQEMEKLLNFKYDGKPRVYDLLAYMVEKIGLPAITKKVQKPLKNLKIACYYGCLSVRPAEITGIDSTENPMQMDKLVKALGATPVNWSYKVECCGAGHSVAKSAMVTNLSGRILAKAREAGADLVVNSCPLCQTNLEMRRPPGEDMPVFFFTELMGLAFGISEAGNWLNKHLVDPSKVLSAIQAG is encoded by the coding sequence ATGAAACTGGCATATTATCCCGGTTGTTCTCTGGAAGCGACAGCCAAGGAATATGGCAGCTCCGTTCGTTCAGTATGTAAGGCGCTGGATGTTGATTTGGTGGAGATACCTGATTGGACCTGCTGTGGGGCCACCTCAGCACACGCCACCAATCACCGATTGGCAGTAGGGCTTCCTGCCCTAACAATAAAACAGATGCAAGCCATGGATCTTGACTGTGTAGTACCCTGTTCGGCTTGTTTCAACCGTCTGAAAACCGCTGAATATAATATGACCAATGATGCGGCAGTCCGGCAAGAAATGGAAAAATTATTAAACTTTAAATATGACGGCAAGCCTAGAGTATATGATCTTTTGGCCTACATGGTAGAAAAGATTGGTCTGCCCGCTATTACCAAAAAAGTTCAGAAACCTTTGAAAAACCTGAAAATAGCCTGTTATTACGGTTGTTTATCGGTACGCCCGGCTGAAATAACCGGTATCGATAGCACCGAAAATCCCATGCAAATGGACAAATTGGTTAAGGCTTTAGGGGCCACACCGGTGAATTGGTCCTATAAAGTTGAATGCTGTGGGGCCGGGCATTCCGTGGCCAAGTCGGCCATGGTAACCAACTTGTCCGGAAGAATTCTGGCCAAAGCCAGGGAGGCAGGAGCGGATCTGGTGGTTAACTCTTGTCCTTTGTGCCAAACCAACCTGGAAATGAGGCGTCCCCCCGGTGAAGATATGCCGGTGTTCTTCTTTACCGAGTTAATGGGTCTGGCCTTTGGCATATCTGAAGCCGGTAACTGGCTGAATAAGCACCTGGTGGACCCCAGCAAAGTATTAAGTGCCATACAGGCTGGGTAA
- a CDS encoding tRNA lysidine(34) synthetase, which produces MSKNLQKLFLTQVTRAISHFKMIEPGDKVVVGVSGGKDSSTLLFFLNMYRHRYLKKIPFELHAVHLDMGLGADLAPLKEFCHRLNIPLTIKKTDIGTILFDIRKETNPCALCANLRRGALHNTTLELGFNKVALAHHLDDVMETFFMSLIFNGNMKTFAPKTYLDRTDLTVIRPFIYVTEDQVLELVDLENIPVVHNPCPANKKTKREEIKHLVDNLAQTYPDIRQKFLTSLLNFDAKNLWPARENKKGRWG; this is translated from the coding sequence ATGAGTAAAAACTTACAAAAATTATTCTTAACACAGGTTACCAGGGCCATTAGCCATTTTAAAATGATTGAACCAGGTGATAAAGTTGTGGTGGGGGTTTCCGGCGGTAAGGATAGTAGTACTTTATTATTTTTTCTGAACATGTACCGCCACCGGTATTTAAAAAAGATTCCCTTTGAGTTACATGCTGTACATTTGGATATGGGTTTAGGAGCAGATTTAGCTCCCCTGAAGGAATTTTGTCACAGGCTAAACATTCCCCTGACTATTAAAAAAACTGACATTGGTACCATTTTGTTTGATATAAGGAAAGAAACCAACCCTTGCGCCTTATGTGCCAACCTGCGCCGGGGCGCTCTTCATAACACTACCCTGGAGTTGGGCTTTAACAAGGTGGCTTTAGCCCACCATTTGGATGATGTTATGGAAACCTTTTTCATGAGTTTAATCTTCAATGGTAATATGAAAACCTTTGCCCCCAAAACCTACCTTGACCGTACTGATTTAACCGTGATCCGCCCCTTTATCTATGTGACGGAGGACCAAGTTTTAGAGTTAGTGGATTTAGAAAACATTCCGGTGGTGCATAATCCCTGCCCGGCCAACAAGAAAACCAAACGGGAGGAAATTAAACATCTGGTAGACAACCTGGCCCAAACATATCCTGACATTCGGCAGAAGTTTTTAACTTCACTGCTTAATTTTGATGCCAAAAACCTATGGCCTGCCAGAGAAAACAAAAAAGGCCGGTGGGGCTAA